Proteins encoded by one window of Salvia splendens isolate huo1 chromosome 14, SspV2, whole genome shotgun sequence:
- the LOC121764256 gene encoding uncharacterized protein LOC121764256 has product MVILNLQQSPSTASGRLIAFTTPQNYAVRLSRLIQLNGWTPLWCPTVTVDPTPATISALQHFFLSPNFPLRHFSALAFTSRTGIAAFSQALAGIDAPPLSPIGEILTISALGKDSELLDSHFIGRLCENPRRIRVLVPQLATPSGMVEALGLGLGRKVLCPVPVVIGLTEPPVVPKLVADLERRGWEAVRVSAYETRWRRGGAAELVERMGEECGVDAVVFTSTAEVEGLLKSLAELGLDWGRVREMCPWMVAAAHGPVTAAGAEKLGVGIDVVSSKFDSFQGLVEALQYRWNCSEPN; this is encoded by the coding sequence ATGGTAATCCTAAATCTACAGCAATCTCCTTCTACGGCGAGCGGCCGCCTTATCGCCTTCACCACCCCACAGAACTACGCCGTTAGACTCTCCCGCCTCATCCAACTGAATGGCTGGACTCCTCTCTGGTGCCCCACAGTCACCGTTGATCCCACTCCGGCAACCATCTCCGCCCTCCAGCACTTCTTCCTCTCACCCAATTTCCCTCTCCGCCACTTCTCCGCCCTAGCATTCACTTCCAGAACCGGAATCGCCGCCTTCTCCCAAGCCCTGGCCGGAATCGACGCCCCTCCTCTATCTCCAATTGGGGAAATCCTCACCATTTCCGCCCTGGGCAAAGATTCGGAGCTTCTGGATTCACATTTCATAGGTCGATTATGCGAGAATCCGAGGCGAATTAGGGTTCTGGTGCCACAATTAGCCACGCCGAGTGGGATGGTGGAGGCGTTGGGATTAGGGTTAGGGAGGAAGGTTCTGTGCCCCGTTCCGGTCGTGATCGGACTCACGGAGCCGCCGGTGGTGCCGAAATTGGTAGCGGATCTGGAGCGGCGGGGCTGGGAGGCGGTCAGAGTGAGCGCCTACGAGACGCGGTGGCGGCGCGGCGGCGCGGCTGAGCTGGTGGAGAGGATGGGAGAGGAATGCGGCGTGGACGCGGTCGTTTTCACGAGTACTGCGGAGGTGGAAGGGCTGCTGAAGAGCCTGGCGGAATTGGGGCTGGATTGGGGAAGGGTGAGAGAGATGTGCCCGTGGATGGTGGCGGCGGCGCACGGCCCGGTGACGGCGGCGGGGGCGGAGAAATTGGGGGTGGGAATTGATGTGGTCAGTTCGAAGTTCGATAGTTTTCAAGGGCTGGTGGAGGCGCTTCAGTACAGGTGGAATTGCTCTGAACCtaattaa
- the LOC121764255 gene encoding N-acylphosphatidylethanolamine synthase-like — protein MDTHPINHLRGVPRKMIFMAVGAFSKAVANLLNTTTIYNAETLLRLVRHRPPGVPLITVSNHMSTLDDPVLWGFKGFPITDVELGRWVLAAEDICFKNPLYSYCFRLGKCIPITRGGGIYQEHMNEALDRLADGAWLHTFPEGKVYQEDAPIRRLKWGTASLIVRAPVTPIVLPIVHHGFEQVMPENYMFGRRPPFPLCNKGVRIHVGEPIVFDVPKLKKEAVETSRDLSFSHSGWPKTMCGLDESAQRSLYTNISDQIRQVLESLRTSSLKPN, from the exons tacgcaccccatcaatcACCTACGTGGAGTTCCTCGCAAAATGATTTTCATGGCGGTGGGAGCATTCTCCAAGGCTGTGGCCAATCTGCTAAACACCACCACCATTTACAACGCCGAAACCCTCCTCCGCCTTGTCCGCCACCGCCCGCCTGGCGTCCCCCTTATCACTGTCAGCAATCACATGTCCAC GTTGGATGACCCAGTATTGTGGGGATTCAAGGGTTTTCCTATAACGGATGTTGAGTTAGGGAGATGGGTACTTGCAGCTGAAGATATATGCTTCAAAAACCCACTCTATTCATATTGTTTTCGACTTG GGAAATGTATTCCTATAACAAGAGGTGGTGGAATCTATCAGGAGCACATGAATGAGGCACTTGATCGCTTGGCTGATGGAGCTTGG TTGCATACATTTCCTGAAGGGAAAGTGTATCAAGAAGATGCACCTATACGGAGGTTGAAGTGGGGAACCGCCAGTCTCATTGTTCGTGCCCCCGTCACTCCGATAGTTTTACCAATAGTTCATCATGGTTTTGAACAG GTTATGCCTGAGAACTATATGTTTGGCAGAAGGCCTCCTTTCCCTTTGTGCAACAAGGGCGTTCGGATACATGTAGGCGAGCCAATTGTGTTTGATGTCCCGAAACTGAAGAAAGAGGCAGTAGAAACGTCGAGGGATTTATCATTCTCTCACTCTGGATGGCCCAAGACCATGTGTGGATTGGATGAGTCAGCACAGAGATCGCTTTATACCAATATATCGGACCAAATACGACAGGTCTTGGAGAGCTTGCGGACATCATCTCTCAAACCCAACTGA